In Polaribacter sp. L3A8, a genomic segment contains:
- a CDS encoding AraC family transcriptional regulator: MIIFEQDKKWGFFINNLGSTKINKNEEYPSKGHPGRYMFTWEKGRVLDEFHFVLITEGEGIFESKETGKKKVSAGDGFLLFPGVWHRYKPTKAIGWTENWVGFSGTIAKQLLSNGFFNPQNPIIPKCNQVSILNYFDSLFKLFNNEPFGYQRSASGICMQLMAEAYNIQQHNSDDNYLGSMVSYTKHLMYKKINESIDLKKIALDLGVSYSKFRIDFKKQTGISPLQYFLLLKIEKSKDLLIRTNKTQREIAFELGFESDYYFNRLFKQKIGITPKQYRNSKN; the protein is encoded by the coding sequence TTGATCATTTTTGAACAAGACAAAAAATGGGGTTTTTTCATTAATAATTTAGGAAGTACAAAAATAAATAAGAATGAAGAATACCCATCTAAAGGACATCCTGGGAGATATATGTTTACCTGGGAAAAAGGGAGGGTTTTAGATGAATTTCATTTTGTATTAATAACAGAAGGTGAAGGAATTTTTGAAAGTAAAGAAACGGGAAAAAAGAAAGTATCTGCAGGAGATGGTTTTCTACTTTTTCCTGGTGTTTGGCATCGATATAAACCAACTAAAGCAATTGGATGGACAGAAAATTGGGTTGGTTTTTCTGGTACTATTGCCAAACAATTGCTTTCTAACGGCTTTTTTAATCCTCAAAACCCAATAATACCTAAATGCAACCAAGTAAGTATTCTTAATTATTTTGATAGTCTTTTTAAACTTTTTAACAACGAACCTTTTGGCTACCAACGTTCAGCATCGGGCATATGCATGCAATTGATGGCAGAAGCATATAATATACAACAACATAATAGTGATGACAATTATTTAGGATCGATGGTTTCTTACACCAAACATTTAATGTATAAGAAAATAAATGAATCTATCGATTTAAAGAAAATAGCGTTAGACCTTGGGGTTAGTTATTCTAAATTTAGAATTGATTTTAAAAAACAAACAGGAATATCACCTTTGCAATACTTTTTACTTCTAAAAATAGAAAAATCAAAAGATTTATTAATTAGAACAAACAAAACACAAAGAGAAATTGCTTTTGAACTAGGTTTTGAATCTGATTATTACTTTAACCGGTTGTTTAAGCAAAAAATAGGCATTACACCAAAACAATATAGAAACAGTAAAAACTAA
- the uxaC gene encoding glucuronate isomerase, translating into MKTFLKDDFLLQNDFAKKLYHDFAKKLPIIDYHNHLSPQQIAEDTQFENITQVWLYGDHYKWRAMRAFGINEKYITGNATDKEKFLKWAEVVPFTIRNPLFHWTHLELKAYFGIDEILSSENAEEIYNKTAKLLQNKTHSANGLLKMLNVESLCTTDDPIDDLKHHIAIQKDASKVNAFPTFRPDKSFAVEDVKAYNQYLTALEKASSLSINSYQDLLNALENRISFFNENGCRLSDHGLEQLSYFDTEIYDIATLFNKVKANENLTNEEVAFFKAKTMISLGKMYHKKGWTQQLHLGAIRNNNKRLLSELGPDTGFDSIGDFSQAKALSGFLNTLDSTNQLTKTIVYNLNPADNEVFATMVGNFNDGTIKGKVQFGAAWWFLDQKDGMEKQIETLSNQGLLSCFVGMLTDSRSFLSFPRHEYFRRILCNIIGTDVEKGELPNDEKFLGKIVSDICYYNAKNYFNFKNK; encoded by the coding sequence ATGAAAACATTTCTAAAGGATGACTTTTTACTTCAAAATGATTTTGCAAAAAAGTTATATCATGATTTTGCCAAAAAACTACCGATTATAGATTATCATAATCATTTATCACCTCAACAAATAGCAGAAGACACTCAATTTGAAAACATAACACAAGTTTGGTTATATGGCGATCATTATAAATGGAGAGCAATGCGTGCTTTTGGTATCAATGAGAAATATATAACAGGGAATGCAACTGATAAAGAAAAGTTTTTAAAATGGGCAGAAGTGGTTCCTTTTACAATTAGAAACCCTTTGTTTCATTGGACTCATTTAGAATTGAAAGCTTATTTTGGAATTGATGAAATTTTATCATCAGAAAATGCAGAAGAAATTTACAATAAAACAGCTAAACTATTACAAAACAAAACACACTCTGCTAATGGTTTATTAAAAATGCTAAATGTAGAAAGTTTATGTACAACTGATGATCCTATTGATGATTTAAAACATCATATTGCTATTCAAAAAGATGCTTCTAAAGTTAATGCTTTTCCAACTTTTAGACCCGACAAATCTTTTGCCGTAGAAGATGTAAAAGCTTACAACCAATATCTTACAGCACTAGAAAAAGCAAGTAGTTTATCTATAAATAGTTATCAAGATCTTTTAAATGCTTTAGAAAATAGAATTTCTTTTTTTAATGAAAATGGCTGTAGATTGTCTGACCACGGTTTAGAACAATTATCTTATTTTGATACTGAAATATATGATATTGCTACACTTTTTAATAAAGTGAAAGCTAACGAAAACTTAACGAATGAAGAGGTTGCTTTCTTTAAAGCAAAAACAATGATTTCTTTAGGTAAAATGTATCATAAAAAAGGCTGGACACAACAATTGCATTTGGGTGCAATTAGAAATAATAATAAACGATTATTAAGTGAACTTGGACCTGATACAGGGTTTGATTCTATTGGAGATTTCTCTCAAGCTAAAGCCTTAAGTGGTTTTTTAAACACCTTAGACAGCACTAATCAATTAACAAAAACTATTGTTTACAATTTAAACCCTGCAGATAATGAAGTATTTGCAACTATGGTTGGTAATTTTAACGATGGTACTATTAAAGGTAAAGTACAGTTTGGTGCAGCTTGGTGGTTTTTAGACCAAAAAGACGGAATGGAAAAACAAATTGAAACGCTTTCTAATCAAGGTCTATTAAGTTGTTTTGTTGGAATGCTAACCGACTCTAGAAGCTTTTTATCTTTTCCAAGACATGAATATTTTAGAAGAATTTTATGTAATATTATTGGTACTGATGTTGAAAAAGGAGAATTACCGAATGATGAAAAATTCTTAGGTAAAATTGTAAGTGATATTTGCTATTACAATGCTAAAAATTATTTCAATTTTAAAAATAAATAG
- a CDS encoding family 78 glycoside hydrolase catalytic domain, whose translation MKNKLLSPFNSVFKVVIVTVFMLTIISCNSKTKSEVTPIDLKCEYRVDPLGIDNVQPRLSWKIIDKNKTRGQKQTGFQIIVANSIENLNANKGDVWDSGQVSDAQSVNNIYQGKALTSGQICYWKVRVWDASGSVSNWSEPAKFAMGLLNEKDWTGDWIYKNDQTKKDHNWYRKNVTLTDVPESGLIHVASFGYHEVYVNGEKVSNAVMNPVYSVMKKRLPYLTYDIKNHLKKGDNVIGIWHAAGWARWGRMVEYHDAPFVFKAQANISVAGNNMVLATDTTWKCKKSYSSYYGPWDILNFGGEVIDERLREDDWNKADYDDSNWANAVVFNQSDAKEIGKADIYLGLKGAKVVESTDNNPPTSKITATLSAQMVEPQVKFKEVKPIGVQKNNDGTYVVDMGENYTGYFEMNLFNGSEGDTVTFEISDQLGQTSSWQQRSMYIFDKSGKGHFTNRFNLAGGRWVTIQGINYKPELKDIKGYVITNDRKQISKFESSSELLNKIYEINLDTYIANTIDGILVDCPHRERRGWGEVTVAAMYGDALPNFESGAYMEQYAQFMQDAQADNGKMRAVINGDDFNFLMWMANSPITIWETYRMLGDKKLLNNHYPALKKWMNWLYEHSNYNTGGALKVGKQGSMAFPGLGDWCTPRGNFWTSSNSPESAHFNNCVYAFMLDAAKNIAEALDKDEDEKVFASRLEVQRKATHKELYNPETGKYGEGHQVNQAFALIAGITPESEKQKVYDNLVDQVLYKFPYYDTGSSGQALYTRYFTEYGERMDLIYELLQDKRHPSYGYFIEQGKTVWPERWSAVGGSQIHTCYTGIGGYFIKGFGGIRPDSETFGMKRFIVKPAPVGDLTYANTAYTSMYGDITVNWKKTDNSAVFQVEVPVNTSAKIYIPATSSQDVLEGNVIAEDVDGINYIGTEKSDAVGNYVIYEVSSGVYNFNVTQLTKTTYPEPLNQQENLALIARMNASSMTIKSDKLPVFEAFRANDENLETHWKASGLEKEWLEIEWVKPVTFNTIVLKEIDKHITNYKVQYLKENQWVDLANGTSIGDLKTFNFETVTSKKCRLFITSAKNKPSVSEFEVYQK comes from the coding sequence ATGAAAAATAAATTATTAAGTCCATTTAATTCCGTTTTTAAAGTTGTTATTGTTACCGTTTTTATGTTAACAATAATCAGTTGTAATTCAAAAACTAAAAGCGAGGTAACGCCAATAGATCTTAAATGCGAATACCGTGTAGATCCGTTAGGAATAGATAATGTACAACCAAGATTAAGTTGGAAAATTATAGATAAAAATAAAACCCGTGGTCAAAAGCAAACAGGGTTTCAAATAATAGTAGCCAATAGTATAGAAAATCTAAACGCAAATAAAGGTGATGTATGGGATTCTGGCCAGGTTTCAGATGCGCAATCTGTTAATAATATATACCAAGGTAAAGCATTAACTTCCGGACAAATTTGTTATTGGAAAGTTCGTGTTTGGGATGCATCTGGTAGCGTTTCTAATTGGAGCGAGCCAGCCAAATTTGCAATGGGATTGTTAAACGAAAAAGATTGGACAGGCGATTGGATTTACAAAAACGACCAAACAAAAAAAGATCATAACTGGTACAGAAAAAACGTAACACTTACTGATGTTCCAGAATCTGGACTTATACACGTGGCTTCTTTTGGATACCACGAAGTTTATGTTAATGGCGAAAAAGTAAGTAATGCTGTTATGAATCCGGTGTATTCGGTAATGAAAAAACGTTTACCGTATTTAACTTATGATATAAAAAATCACCTTAAAAAAGGAGATAACGTTATTGGTATTTGGCACGCTGCAGGTTGGGCTAGATGGGGAAGAATGGTTGAGTATCACGATGCGCCGTTTGTATTTAAAGCGCAAGCTAATATTTCTGTTGCAGGTAATAATATGGTTTTAGCAACAGATACAACCTGGAAATGTAAAAAAAGTTATAGTTCTTATTATGGGCCTTGGGATATTTTAAATTTTGGTGGTGAAGTCATTGATGAGCGTTTACGTGAAGATGATTGGAACAAAGCAGATTACGACGATAGCAATTGGGCAAATGCCGTTGTTTTCAATCAGTCTGATGCAAAAGAAATTGGTAAAGCCGATATTTATTTAGGCTTAAAAGGAGCTAAAGTTGTAGAAAGCACCGATAATAATCCGCCAACAAGTAAAATAACTGCGACTCTAAGTGCGCAAATGGTAGAGCCTCAAGTTAAGTTTAAAGAGGTAAAACCTATTGGTGTTCAAAAAAATAACGATGGTACTTACGTGGTAGATATGGGAGAAAACTACACAGGTTACTTCGAGATGAATTTATTTAACGGTTCAGAAGGCGATACAGTTACCTTCGAAATTAGCGACCAGTTAGGGCAAACTTCTTCTTGGCAACAAAGAAGTATGTATATTTTTGATAAATCTGGTAAAGGTCATTTTACCAATCGTTTTAATTTAGCAGGTGGTCGTTGGGTTACTATTCAGGGGATAAATTACAAACCAGAATTAAAAGATATTAAGGGTTACGTAATTACAAATGATCGTAAACAGATTAGCAAATTTGAAAGCTCTAGCGAACTTTTAAATAAAATTTACGAAATTAATTTAGACACTTATATCGCAAATACTATTGATGGTATTTTGGTAGATTGTCCGCACCGTGAAAGACGTGGTTGGGGAGAAGTTACCGTAGCAGCTATGTACGGTGATGCTTTGCCTAATTTTGAAAGCGGTGCTTATATGGAGCAATACGCACAGTTTATGCAAGATGCCCAAGCAGATAATGGTAAAATGAGAGCCGTAATTAATGGTGATGATTTTAACTTTTTAATGTGGATGGCAAACAGCCCAATTACCATTTGGGAAACGTATAGAATGTTGGGCGATAAAAAGTTGCTTAACAACCATTATCCAGCATTAAAAAAATGGATGAATTGGCTATACGAACATTCTAATTACAACACAGGCGGAGCGTTAAAAGTAGGGAAGCAAGGTTCTATGGCTTTTCCTGGTTTAGGAGATTGGTGTACCCCAAGAGGTAATTTCTGGACGTCTAGTAACTCGCCAGAGTCTGCTCATTTTAACAATTGTGTGTACGCTTTTATGTTAGATGCGGCAAAAAATATTGCCGAAGCATTAGATAAAGATGAAGATGAAAAAGTTTTTGCAAGCCGTTTAGAGGTACAGCGTAAGGCTACGCATAAAGAACTTTACAATCCTGAAACAGGGAAATATGGCGAAGGACATCAAGTAAATCAGGCTTTTGCATTAATTGCAGGTATTACACCAGAATCAGAAAAACAAAAGGTATATGATAATTTGGTAGACCAAGTATTGTATAAATTTCCATATTATGATACAGGTAGTTCTGGTCAGGCACTTTACACGCGTTATTTTACCGAGTACGGCGAACGTATGGATTTAATTTACGAACTACTTCAAGATAAACGCCACCCAAGTTATGGGTATTTTATTGAGCAAGGAAAAACGGTATGGCCAGAGCGATGGTCTGCGGTAGGTGGCAGTCAAATACACACGTGTTACACAGGTATTGGTGGTTATTTTATCAAAGGTTTTGGAGGTATAAGACCAGATTCTGAAACATTTGGAATGAAACGTTTTATTGTAAAACCTGCTCCGGTAGGCGATTTAACATATGCTAACACAGCTTACACGTCGATGTATGGCGATATTACTGTAAATTGGAAAAAAACGGATAATTCAGCAGTTTTTCAAGTTGAAGTTCCTGTAAATACATCAGCTAAAATATACATTCCGGCTACTTCAAGTCAAGATGTTTTAGAAGGTAATGTTATTGCAGAAGATGTTGATGGAATCAACTATATAGGCACAGAAAAAAGTGATGCCGTTGGAAACTATGTTATTTATGAAGTTAGTTCTGGTGTGTATAATTTTAACGTGACGCAACTTACAAAAACAACCTATCCAGAGCCGTTAAATCAGCAAGAAAATTTAGCTTTAATAGCACGAATGAATGCGTCTTCAATGACTATTAAATCTGATAAATTACCAGTTTTTGAAGCTTTTAGAGCGAATGATGAAAATCTTGAAACGCATTGGAAAGCAAGTGGTTTAGAAAAGGAATGGTTAGAGATAGAATGGGTGAAGCCTGTAACTTTTAATACTATTGTACTTAAAGAAATAGACAAGCATATCACCAATTATAAAGTTCAATATTTAAAAGAAAACCAATGGGTAGATCTTGCTAACGGAACTTCTATTGGAGATCTTAAAACATTCAATTTTGAAACGGTTACATCTAAAAAATGTAGATTATTTATCACTAGCGCTAAAAATAAACCTAGCGTTTCAGAATTTGAAGTGTATCAAAAATAA
- a CDS encoding family 78 glycoside hydrolase catalytic domain, translating to MKHILNYRFTIKYYKLLVVGVLTLFFTSYNSFATVNTTDLKCEYRTDPLGIDNVKPRLSWKIIDKNKTRGQKQSAYQILVASSLNNLNSNKGDYWDSGKIESDVSVNTIYQGQQLLSGQQCFWKVRVWDASGKVSAWSDNAKFTIGLLNAEDWKGEWIQKEDQSKLDHNWYRKNFILEDAPTSAMVYVASLGYHELYVNGKKITDNILNPASSYLKKRVPYIAYDISDQLLKGDNVIAVWHAAGWTRWTRINEHKNVPYAFKLQANIKTKSKSIDLLSDTTWKCANSYSEYIGQWEIQDFGGELIDARRIVKGWNEASFDDALWGNAVISKGKMSHTISAQMVEPQVKYKEHKPIKISKNDDGTYRVDMGTNYSGLFEINLKNGAVGDTVTIEISDIKEVRCNKSQRSKYVFDKSGSGTFTNRFNYAGGRWFTLSGLNYKPNINDIKGYTITSNRKRISAFESSNKLINEIYEMNIRTLLANTLDGIMMDCPHRERRGWGEVTVAAMYGDALPNFESGAYMDQYMQYMRDAQFSDGRTRGIVNEADRPFLMWQANNPLTIWETYRTFGDIKILKDNYKSMEKWMTWLLNNSDYEKGGSLITGKEGERAFPGLGDWATPHGNDFRSMNSPDAVHFNNSLYAYMLDIAKQVAEELGEKEDVAKYADRLKVQRKATHANTYDSNTGNYRTGRQVDQIFALFSGVTPASEKQKVYDNLVDKMLYGFPYYDVGSSGQSLYTRYFIEEGERMDLIYELLIDKRHPSYGYFIAQGETTWPELWSSTGASRIHTCYTGIGGYFIKGFGGIRIDPENYGFQKFLIKPALVGKLTYANTTHESMYGKIISNWTKTVGKATLHIEIPVNTSSKVYIPATSADEVLEGNILASKAEGIKYVGVEKNDAVGQYIIYEVQSGVYNFTSNKLPQVNYAKPQYKGSNLSLIARASASSMYFTDAQNPGFESFRANDNDDKSWWSAKNKNEEWLEMEWMEPQKISKVVINELENNITSFKIEYWDGTNWIDVVKGSTCGSNKEVVFDAVTTTKCRLFITTATKPTSIAEFQVHGLNK from the coding sequence ATGAAACATATTTTAAATTACCGTTTTACAATAAAGTATTATAAGTTGCTTGTAGTAGGGGTGTTAACTTTATTTTTTACTAGTTATAACTCTTTTGCAACAGTAAATACAACAGATCTTAAATGCGAATATCGCACAGATCCTTTAGGGATAGATAACGTAAAACCAAGATTAAGTTGGAAAATTATAGACAAAAATAAAACTCGTGGTCAAAAGCAATCTGCTTATCAAATTTTAGTAGCTAGTAGTTTAAATAATTTAAATTCTAATAAAGGAGATTATTGGGATTCAGGAAAAATAGAAAGTGATGTTTCTGTAAATACCATTTACCAAGGGCAGCAACTTCTATCAGGACAACAATGTTTCTGGAAAGTACGTGTTTGGGATGCATCAGGTAAAGTATCTGCATGGAGTGATAATGCTAAATTTACAATAGGTTTACTAAATGCGGAAGATTGGAAAGGCGAGTGGATACAGAAAGAAGACCAATCTAAGTTAGACCACAATTGGTATCGTAAAAACTTTATATTAGAAGATGCGCCTACATCTGCAATGGTGTATGTGGCTTCTTTGGGGTATCACGAATTGTATGTAAATGGTAAAAAAATTACGGATAATATTCTTAATCCTGCTTCTTCATATCTTAAAAAAAGAGTGCCTTATATTGCTTATGATATTTCAGATCAGTTATTAAAGGGAGATAACGTAATTGCTGTTTGGCATGCTGCTGGTTGGACACGTTGGACACGTATTAATGAACATAAAAATGTTCCGTATGCGTTTAAATTACAGGCAAATATTAAAACAAAAAGCAAGTCTATCGATTTACTCTCAGACACAACCTGGAAATGTGCTAACAGTTATAGTGAGTATATTGGTCAGTGGGAAATTCAAGATTTTGGAGGAGAATTAATTGATGCTCGTAGAATAGTGAAAGGCTGGAATGAAGCTAGTTTTGATGATGCTTTGTGGGGGAACGCTGTTATTAGTAAAGGAAAAATGTCTCATACAATAAGCGCTCAAATGGTAGAGCCTCAGGTTAAATATAAAGAACACAAACCTATCAAAATTTCAAAAAATGATGATGGTACTTATCGTGTTGATATGGGGACTAATTATTCAGGTCTTTTTGAAATAAATCTTAAAAATGGTGCTGTTGGAGATACCGTTACTATAGAAATAAGTGATATAAAAGAGGTAAGATGTAATAAAAGCCAACGTAGTAAATACGTATTTGATAAAAGTGGATCTGGAACTTTTACAAATCGTTTTAATTACGCAGGCGGACGTTGGTTTACCTTATCGGGTTTAAATTATAAACCTAATATTAATGACATAAAAGGATATACAATAACAAGTAACCGAAAGAGAATAAGTGCGTTTGAAAGTTCTAATAAATTGATAAATGAAATTTATGAAATGAATATTAGAACCTTGTTAGCCAATACACTAGATGGTATTATGATGGATTGCCCGCATAGAGAAAGACGTGGTTGGGGAGAGGTTACTGTTGCAGCTATGTATGGCGATGCTTTGCCTAATTTTGAAAGTGGCGCTTATATGGATCAGTACATGCAGTATATGAGAGATGCACAATTTTCTGATGGCCGAACGCGTGGTATTGTAAATGAAGCCGACAGACCATTTTTAATGTGGCAAGCTAATAATCCGCTTACTATTTGGGAAACCTACAGAACCTTTGGAGATATTAAAATATTGAAGGACAACTATAAATCTATGGAAAAATGGATGACATGGTTACTAAATAATTCTGATTATGAAAAAGGTGGTTCCTTAATTACAGGGAAAGAAGGGGAACGTGCATTTCCTGGTTTAGGAGATTGGGCAACTCCTCATGGTAACGATTTTAGAAGTATGAATTCTCCAGATGCAGTTCATTTTAATAATAGCTTATATGCCTATATGTTAGATATTGCAAAGCAAGTTGCAGAAGAGTTAGGAGAAAAGGAAGACGTTGCCAAATATGCAGATCGCTTAAAAGTACAACGCAAAGCTACACACGCCAATACGTATGATTCTAATACAGGAAATTATAGAACGGGGCGTCAGGTAGATCAAATTTTCGCATTATTTTCTGGAGTTACTCCAGCATCAGAAAAACAAAAAGTGTATGATAATTTAGTAGATAAGATGCTTTATGGTTTTCCTTATTACGATGTTGGTAGTTCTGGGCAGTCGCTATACACAAGGTATTTTATTGAAGAAGGGGAACGTATGGATCTTATTTATGAGTTGTTAATCGATAAAAGGCATCCAAGTTATGGCTATTTCATAGCGCAAGGAGAAACTACGTGGCCAGAATTATGGTCTAGTACTGGGGCTAGTAGAATACATACGTGTTATACAGGTATTGGTGGTTATTTTATAAAAGGATTTGGAGGAATTCGTATAGATCCAGAGAATTATGGGTTTCAAAAATTTTTAATTAAACCTGCGCTTGTTGGTAAGTTAACTTATGCTAATACGACGCATGAATCTATGTACGGTAAAATTATAAGCAATTGGACTAAAACAGTAGGTAAAGCAACTTTACATATCGAAATTCCAGTAAATACGAGTTCTAAAGTATATATACCAGCCACAAGTGCTGATGAAGTTTTGGAAGGAAATATATTAGCATCAAAAGCAGAAGGAATAAAATATGTAGGAGTTGAAAAAAATGACGCTGTTGGTCAATATATCATTTATGAGGTTCAATCGGGTGTTTATAATTTTACTTCTAATAAATTGCCTCAAGTAAATTATGCAAAACCACAATACAAGGGGAGTAATTTATCTTTAATAGCTAGAGCTAGTGCTTCTTCTATGTACTTTACAGATGCTCAAAACCCAGGTTTTGAATCATTTAGAGCGAATGATAATGATGATAAAAGTTGGTGGAGCGCAAAAAATAAAAATGAGGAATGGTTAGAAATGGAATGGATGGAACCTCAAAAAATAAGCAAAGTTGTTATAAATGAGTTAGAAAATAATATAACAAGTTTTAAAATTGAATATTGGGATGGCACCAATTGGATAGATGTAGTTAAAGGTAGTACCTGCGGAAGCAATAAAGAAGTAGTATTTGATGCTGTTACAACTACAAAATGCCGATTATTTATTACTACGGCAACAAAACCTACATCAATAGCCGAATTTCAGGTACACGGTTTAAATAAATAA